A genome region from Brooklawnia propionicigenes includes the following:
- a CDS encoding DUF2637 domain-containing protein: MRESEGRRWAAMTAVAGTVFIAAGAFWLSFTSLADLAARSGIGAVQAWAWPLIVDGIIVVATVAVVALAGQRSAWYPWALLVGGALVSVTANAIHAVVAADADVPRMLAASVAAVPPVVLLAITHLTVILTRTTGPDKEPADAVSFSTATAESMPALPSADTEAGRREDGVADRRALGWELREAGWSNKRIARELGVHPSTVGRWFAVAHLTDTTDTADEREETTP, from the coding sequence ATGCGTGAATCGGAAGGGCGGCGCTGGGCTGCCATGACGGCGGTCGCGGGGACGGTGTTCATCGCCGCCGGGGCGTTCTGGCTGTCGTTCACGTCGCTGGCCGACCTGGCCGCTCGCTCCGGGATCGGGGCGGTGCAGGCGTGGGCGTGGCCACTGATTGTGGACGGCATCATCGTGGTCGCCACGGTCGCCGTCGTCGCCCTCGCCGGGCAACGCTCGGCTTGGTATCCGTGGGCGCTGCTGGTCGGCGGCGCGCTCGTGTCGGTGACGGCGAACGCGATTCACGCCGTCGTCGCCGCAGACGCAGATGTTCCCAGGATGCTCGCGGCCTCGGTCGCAGCCGTGCCGCCCGTGGTGCTGCTCGCCATCACGCACCTGACCGTGATCCTTACCCGCACCACCGGCCCCGACAAAGAACCTGCCGACGCCGTGTCGTTCTCGACGGCGACTGCGGAGTCGATGCCAGCCCTGCCGTCCGCCGACACGGAGGCTGGCCGTCGCGAGGACGGTGTGGCTGATCGGCGGGCTCTGGGGTGGGAGCTGCGGGAGGCGGGCTGGTCGAACAAGCGGATCGCCCGCGAACTCGGGGTGCATCCCTCGACCGTGGGCCGCTGGTTCGCCGTCGCGCACCTCACTGACACCACCGATACCGCCGACGAGCGGGAGGAGACGACCCCATGA